One segment of Drosophila ananassae strain 14024-0371.13 chromosome 3R, ASM1763931v2, whole genome shotgun sequence DNA contains the following:
- the LOC6497315 gene encoding uncharacterized protein LOC6497315: MDMANLQQVGIPQLEELKALYSQDSSKYCKEYYCLDNFLDLHRKDSHLKNVKVYCLPNLDLGLFVILDRYQIFLGCKESDKSETLLCESLNQLKLFGGQQLASMPQRYVQAATKVIEAKQLHIEYNYITGLQFLAKERAQQWQVEAPPGYEMKSLSLKDAKTLDDHWKYKDPGSLLFIQRQIAFNTSVGLYEVESGELVAWCLRAQDGLLAVLQVKESHKRRGFGVLIVKEFSRRVALLGHDIIAEVDRENEASASLFKKLGFKVIGQCHWLVTEAPNGDFQWPADE; encoded by the exons ATGGATATGGCTAACTTGCAACAAGTCGGTATACCTCAGCTGGAGGAATTAAAAGCGCTCTACTCGCAAGATTCTTCCAAGTACTGCAAGGAGTACTATTGCTTGGACAACTTCCTGGACCTCCACAGAAAGGACTCTCATCTGAAAAATGTGAAAGTCTACTGTCTACCTAATCTTGATCTTGGATTATTTGTAATTTTG GATCGGTATCAAATATTCCTTGGTTGCAAGGAAAGTGACAAGTCGGAGACTCTTCTCTGTGAATCTCTGAATCAGTTGAAATTGTTTGGGGGTCAGCAGCTTGCATCCATGCCACAGCGATACGTTCAAGCTGCGACCAAAGTGATCGAAGCCAAACAACTGCACATCGAATACAATTACATAACTGGCTTGCAGTTTCTAGCCAAAGAAAGGGCTCAACAGTGGCAAGTAGA AGCCCCACCAGGCTATGAGATGAAATCTCTGAGTTTAAAGGATGCCAAGACATTAGATGATCATTGGAAATACAAAGACCCAGGTAGTTTACTTTTTATTCAAAGACAGATAGCTTTCAATACATCTGTTGGCTTGTATGAGGTGGAATCTGGAGAGCTGGTGGCTTGGTGTTTAAg agctCAAGATGGATTGCTGGCTGTTCTTCAGGTGAAGGAGTCCCATAAACGACGTGGCTTCGGCGTTCTAATAGTCAAGGAATTCTCCCGCCGTGTGGCGCTTCTGGGTCATGATATTATCGCCGAGGTGGATAGGGAAAACGAGGCTTCTGCATCTCTGTTTAAAAAACTTGGCTTCAAGGTTATTGGTCAGTGCCACTGGTTGGTAACCGAAGCACCCAACGGAGATTTCCAATGGCCGGCTGACGAGTGA
- the LOC6497314 gene encoding uncharacterized protein LOC6497314, translating to MATENQLTKITAISDLKDLQKLYLKDWPRNCVGYFWLDNYLRWLKKNPNLQHLTFYTLNNDWQNDGLFILVHRYQLFFSNLSRKKTGLYSALKLLDWSAGFKVSAIHESHHTIFKELVMELSLSMDREMKTIMYSLPFQEAQKLEINCPKGYYFDQVRLEHADLINELWSARHSGSLKLIQMLIENNTNVGLFEKDSGQLCAWCLRLQSGFLGALEVIESHQRKGLGLSVAAAISKAIAVDLQQDVTALVNLNNIAACHVFEKLKFHLIRHEHYYWSMIRPKGNGQISWPNNE from the exons ATGGCAACAGAAAATCAACTGACAAAAATCActgccatttccgatcttAAAGATCTGCAGAAGTTGTATCTGAAGGATTGGCCGCGCAACTGCGTCGGCTACTTCTGGCTGGACAACTATTTGAGATGGCTGAAAAAGAACCCGAATTTGCAACATCTTACATTTTATACTTTGAATAACGATTGGCAAAATGATGGTTTATTTATCCTGGTG caccGATATCAATTGTTCTTTAGCAACTTAAGTCGAAAGAAAACAGGACTCTATTCTGCCTTGAAGTTATTGGACTGGTCGGCAGGATTCAAAGTCAGTGCCATTCACGAGAGCCACCATACAATCTTTAAAGAACTGGTGATGGAACTAAGTCTCAGCATGGATCGGGAAATGAAAACTATCATGTATAGTCTCCCCTTCCAGGAGGCCCAGAAACTTGAGATAAATTGTCCGAAAGGATACTATTTCGACCAAGTGCGTCTGGAACATGCTGATCTTATAAATGAGCTCTGGTCAGCTCGTCATTCGGGCTCCTTAAAGCTAATTCAAATgcttattgaaaataataccAATGTGGGTCTATTTGAAAAGGATTCAGGACAACTATGCGCTTGGTGTCTGAG ACTCCAAAGCGGTTTCTTGGGAGCTTTAGAAGTCATTGAATCCCACCAGCGGAAGGGCTTGGGATTATCGGTGGCGGCGGCCATTTCAAAAGCCATTGCCGTCGATCTCCAGCAAGACGTTACTGCCCTTGTGAATCTAAACAATATTGCAGCCTGTCACGTATTCGAGAAACTGAAATTCCATCTGATCCGGCACGAACACTATTACTGGAGCATGATAAGGCCCAAAGGCAATGGTCAAATATCGTGGCCCAACAATGAATAA
- the LOC6497316 gene encoding uncharacterized protein LOC6497316 codes for MKLEVLCLEDLQAFQSLYKQCWPKYCQEYYCLNFIEFLKQEPHIKNLKLFTLDTTQAREEGLFVIVDRYQLFVGGLNNTNGLLQKALDLLDWSNGFKCSSIPARHISALEQVVESKKLSLIFKDPTELFYMTAKEALKLKVEPPSGFYFKRLSVADASLVNDEWPNHHLGSLYFIERQIRMCVSVGLYEEHSHQLVAWCIRLQGGYLGALQVKESHKRRGFGSLVTREISHILASHGHDVMALVGPNNKASCGMFTKLGFTVIDQCVWLRTEPTNGPFTWPDGE; via the exons ATGAAACTGGAAGTCCTATGTTTGGAAGACCTGCAGGCATTTCAAAGTCTCTACAAACAATGTTGGCCAAAGTACTGTCAGGAGTATTACTGCCTGAACTTTATTGAATTCCTCAAACAAGAACCCCACATCAAGAACTTGAAACTATTTACGTTGGACACAACGCAGGCCAGAGAGGAGGGTCTTTTCGTTATAGTG GATCGCTATCAACTTTTTGTGGGAGGTCTGAACAACACAAACGGGCTTTTACAGAAAGCACTGGATTTATTGGACTGGTCTAATGGCTTCAAGTGCAGTTCTATACCAGCCCGACATATCTCCGCCTTGGAGCAAGTAGTGGAGTCGAAGAAGCTAAGTTTGATATTCAAGGATCCAACAGAGCTTTTTTATATGACGGCAAAGGAGGCTCTCAAGCTAAAAGTCGA ACCACCGAGCGGATTCTATTTTAAAAGATTGAGTGTGGCAGATGCTTCTTTGGTAAATGATGAATGGCCCAATCACCACTTGGGTTCATTATACTTTATTGAGAGACAGATTCGAATGTGTGTCAGTGTAGGACTCTACGAAGAACACAGTCATCAACTGGTGGCCTGGTGCATAAG ATTACAAGGCGGGTACCTGGGAGCCTTGCAGGTCAAGGAATCGCACAAGCGCCGAGGCTTTGGTAGTCTGGTGACAAGAGAGATATCCCACATCCTAGCCTCCCACGGTCATGACGTCATGGCGTTGGTAGGCCCCAACAATAAAGCCTCATGCGGAATGTTCACCAAGCTAGGCTTCACTGTAATCGACCAGTGTGTTTGGCTCAGGACGGAGCCAACGAATGGCCCTTTCACCTGGCCCGATGGGGAATAG
- the LOC6497318 gene encoding transcription termination factor, mitochondrial, which yields MLRNLLRSFETVLRLPAATNAAPISCSRRLLFSQYEFEGHARPRKSPLAATATTNAPFSGSETDSEYLPYKLEQETGTKSSTLVEALRERFRFTEAELQRIMSDETVHRNYRGRSLISTMDTLLLEGVERRSFVEYPWLLSLDNKRLELKLQLIKSMDMQDINDFVPFLRLTVPRLRKLVSALYSERNTIPQGNRVYYISEKLQVSPKIVTKYLSKRLFILEMPYEMFEKNLHYMIEYNVSPINILKDLWAFRYTPKSVQLRLERAKRAKKDKIMPWMVRCPEPILQRSLKLSLDELQVLGNFSSVVEYIAHRLQFTVNEAKAIMDKHPQVHTVRVTKIKEVLDYLLEEAKFTRIEIAQVPRILCHSLKTTKERMEELKSHGCRPSSLVILCRSRREYDKFLRHWIGMARDPDTTPDQ from the exons ATGTTGCGGAATTTGCTGCGCAGCTTTGAAACTGTGCTGCGACTGCCAGCAGCCACGAATGCAGCTCCAATATCCTGCAGCAGGCGCCTCCTTTTCTCCCAATACGAGTTCGAGGGCCATGCGAGGCCCAGAAAGTCTCCTCTGGCGGCCACCGCCACAACAAACGCTCCGTTCAGTGGCAGCGAGACAGACAGCGAGTATTTGCCTTATAAACTGGAGCAGGAGACGGGCACCAAGTCCAGTACTTTAGTGGAAGCACTAAGGGAAAGGTTCCGCTTTACGGAAGCAGAGCTACAGCGGATTATGAGCGATGAGACAGTGCACCGAAACTACCGTGGACGTTCTTTGATTTCGACGATGGATACATTGTTGCTGGAGGGCGTGGAAAGACGTAGCTTTGTGGAGTACCCCTGGTTGTTGTCCCTGGATAACA AGCGCCTGGAACTCAAGCTGCAGCTTATCAAGTCCATGGATATGCAGGACATTAATGACTTTGTACCCTTCCTGCGCCTCACAGTGCCCAGGCTTAGGAAGCTGGTGAGCGCCTTGTACTCCGAAAGGAACACCATTCCCCAGGGAAACCGGGTGTACTACATCAGCGAGAAGCTACAAGTCAGCCCGAAAATTGTCACTAAATATCTGTCAAAACGACTCTTTATCCTGGAAATGCCCTACGAGATGTTCGAGAAGAACCTGCACTACATGATAGAGTACAATGTGTCGCCTATCAACATCCTCAAGGACCTCTGGGCCTTTCGTTATACACCAAAGTCTGTTCAACTGCGGTTGGAGAGAGCTAAGCGGGCCAAAAAGGACAAGATAATGCCGTGGATGGTCCGCTGTCCAGAGCCTATACTACAACGCTCACTCAAGCTTTCCTTGGACGAGCTGCAGGTTCTGGGTAATTTCTCATCCGTGGTCGAGTACATCGCACATCGTTTGCAATTTACGGTGAACGAGGCCAAGGCGATCATGGACAAACATCCCCAAGTGCACACAGTGCGGGTGACAAAG ATCAAAGAAGTTTTGGACTATTTGCTGGAGGAGGCCAAGTTTACAAGAATAGAGATCGCCCAAGTGCCTCGAATCCTGTGCCACAGTCTGAAAACAACCAAGGAGCGCATGGAGGAGCTAAAGTCGCACGGATGTCGTCCTAGCTCTCTGGTTATTTTATGTCGCAGTCGCCGAGAGTATGATAAGTTTCTAAGGCACTGGATTGGCATGGCCAGAGACCCCGATACCACTCCAGATCAATAA
- the LOC6497313 gene encoding zinc finger protein squeeze, translating into MRVMREKDHSPRKMLPSPKQGCVYPALGLIPTSYISHVPYDLASSTVASTSSSSSSSSSSPTTTSAAFTARLQQQHQHQAHQQLHTLNHNAKGKRRGSLDQPLDLRLAHKRKPDLADQEPMEDENSNLIMFAGELAQVQQKEKELNNNHIAASLADLGFDMSRKMLRALREGGGAASGPVGPGAGTPALTGPPCSLPAVHPTLLEAMTKNLPLQYRNVFAGVLPGKVTSPSVSLSSPTGSDFHFRHPLKKCELTWPPPTEQLQLELPSSNAKLSPPMLPHPQLQDYQTRRKNKAAAGAKPGSNPSGTANIPQRNKDRYTCKFCGKVFPRSANLTRHLRTHTGEQPYKCKYCERSFSISSNLQRHVRNIHNKERPFKCEICERCFGQQTNLDRHLKKHESDAVSLSALSGVSERMHCIRRFCENPTEESYFEEIRSFMGKVTQQQQQQQQQQQQHEHDQMPHHHPLQLQPHQSSATSAASSCSSSRDTPTSSQAEETDNVAAATIATDATGSTTASQDQGDEEDTQPILERKRALTTKLFSTKPTTPEKSIKEEEP; encoded by the coding sequence ATGAGAGTTATGAGAGAGAAAGACCACTCACCAAGAAAGATGCTTCCTAGCCCGAAACAGGGCTGCGTATACCCTGCCTTAGGATTAATACCCACTTCATATATATCACATGTACCTTACGATCTGGCCTCCTCGACGGTGGCGTCCACCTCGTCCTCTTCGTCTTCGTCATCGTCCTCGCCAACCACAACCTCTGCGGCGTTTACGGCGAGGCTGCAACAACAGCACCAGCATCAGGCCCACCAGCAACTCCACACACTGAACCACAATGCCAAGGGGAAGCGAAGAGGCAGCTTGGATCAGCCGCTGGATCTGCGGCTGGCTCACAAACGGAAGCCTGACTTGGCCGACCAGGAGCCCATGGAGGACGAGAACAGCAATCTGATCATGTTCGCCGGTGAACTGGCTCAGGTCCAGCAAAAGGAAAAGGAGCTGAACAACAACCATATAGCAGCTTCCCTGGCAGACCTGGGCTTCGACATGAGTAGGAAAATGTTGAGGGCCCTGAGGGAGGGGGGAGGAGCTGCCAGCGGTCCTGTAGGACCTGGTGCGGGAACCCCGGCTCTGACCGGCCCGCCATGCTCGCTGCCCGCCGTTCATCCCACTCTCCTAGAGGCTATGACCAAGAACTTGCCTTTGCAGTACCGGAACGTATTTGCTGGCGTGTTGCCCGGAAAAGTAACCAGTCCGTCGGTGTCTTTGAGTAGTCCGACTGGTTCGGACTTTCATTTCAGGCATCCGTTGAAAAAGTGCGAGCTCACCTGGCCGCCACCCACGGAGCAACTGCAGCTGGAACTGCCCAGTTCGAATGCCAAACTTTCACCACCCATGTTACCGCATCCTCAGCTGCAGGATTACCAAACGCGAAGGAAAAATAAGGCTGCAGCGGGAGCGAAACCGGGAAGTAATCCTTCTGGTACGGCCAACATCCCGCAGCGCAACAAGGATCGCTACACGTGTAAGTTCTGCGGCAAAGTGTTTCCTCGATCGGCGAATCTGACGCGACACTTGCGGACCCACACGGGCGAACAGCCCTACAAGTGCAAATACTGCGAACGTTCCTTTAGCATTTCCTCGAATCTGCAGCGCCACGTACGAAACATCCACAACAAGGAGCGCCCCTTCAAGTGCGAGATCTGCGAGCGCTGCTTTGGCCAGCAAACCAATCTGGACAGACACCTTAAGAAGCACGAATCCGACGCTGTGTCGTTGAGTGCTCTATCCGGGGTGAGCGAACGAATGCACTGCATCCGTAGGTTCTGCGAGAATCCCACAGAAGAATCCTACTTCGAGGAGATACGCAGCTTTATGGGCAAGGTTacccagcaacagcagcagcagcaacagcaacagcagcaacacgaACACGACCAGATGCCGCACCATCATCCACTGCAGTTGCAACCACACCAGTCATCAGCCACTTCAGCGGCCAGTTCGTGTTCCTCCTCCCGTGACACGCCCACTTCTTCGCAGGCGGAGGAGACAGACAATGTTGCGGCGGCCACCATTGCCACCGATGCCACCGGATCAACAACAGCTAGCCAAGATCAGGGGGATGAGGAGGATACCCAGCCTATTCTGGAGCGGAAGAGAGCCCTGACCACCAAGCTATTTAGCACAAAACCAACCACGCCAGAAAAATCTATTAAGGAAGAGGAACCCTAA
- the LOC6497317 gene encoding defense protein l(2)34Fc, producing MFRLVVLAACLAISVHAYSDGAPKAACRDLTPQHGAKLQTAKPPYSFSGPSHVRNDQKLTLTLGGDEFLGFMIQARDGQNRVVGQFTVVDDAHSQTLDCSSKDDTLTHLKAKKESPIQGITFEWTPPAGYKGNVKFMATVVQTGFVYWVGRVTKDIDVE from the coding sequence ATGTTCCGTCTAGTGGTGCTCGCAGCCTGCCTGGCCATCAGTGTCCACGCCTACTCCGATGGTGCTCCAAAGGCAGCCTGCCGGGATCTGACTCCCCAGCACGGAGCCAAGCTGCAAACTGCCAAGCCACCTTACAGCTTCTCCGGACCGTCGCACGTGCGCAATGACCAGAAACTGACCTTGACCCTGGGCGGTGATGAGTTCCTCGGCTTCATGATCCAGGCCCGCGATGGCCAGAACCGTGTGGTTGGCCAGTTCACGGTGGTGGACGACGCCCACTCCCAGACCCTGGATTGCTCCAGCAAGGATGACACTCTGACCCATCTGAAGGCCAAAAAGGAGAGCCCGATCCAGGGAATCACCTTCGAGTGGACTCCTCCAGCTGGATACAAAGGAAACGTCAAGTTCATGGCCACCGTGGTTCAGACCGGATTTGTTTACTGGGTGGGTCGCGTCACCAAGGATATCGATGTGGAGTAG